A region of Ferruginibacter albus DNA encodes the following proteins:
- a CDS encoding DUF4185 domain-containing protein, translated as MKKSWIILSVIIIAVANNACNHSNTSPQSMPDLTHLNFTTEEDTTWSNLFIRNHGWLGGDGIFEVTMDGDETMGHAEKSPTLIWFSDSQIGDVENNKLKGKADSIIHNAAAVLSGGQPNGNTINFYWDTTGGHSDAIFKPSSPASQPNEYYWLGDAFVNQSLNNDIFLFGYRIKSTLDNPGFSFKVTGNTMIHIPAGNPPQFANQKQMDIPFYLGRDPDSVGTFGNGILVNTKEAGEANGDGYVYIYGVRHGEVIVARVLPQDIEQFAKWTFWNGKDWATDAYAAATVATHASNELSVTRLEDGRYLMVFTSDGVGDKISARLGASPYGPFGQIINLYTIPASVYETPNYFTYNAKAHPVLSKPGELLVTYNINSRNYFNDIVTHPNFYRPRFVKLKYQLDK; from the coding sequence ATGAAAAAAAGTTGGATCATTTTATCAGTAATAATAATTGCAGTAGCTAATAATGCCTGCAATCATTCAAATACAAGTCCTCAATCAATGCCAGACTTAACACATTTGAATTTTACAACAGAAGAAGACACGACATGGTCGAACTTATTTATTCGCAATCACGGCTGGTTAGGCGGCGATGGAATTTTTGAAGTAACAATGGATGGTGATGAAACAATGGGGCATGCTGAAAAAAGTCCAACACTTATATGGTTCAGCGATTCGCAAATAGGCGATGTAGAAAATAATAAATTAAAGGGCAAAGCAGATTCTATCATTCATAACGCAGCAGCTGTATTAAGCGGTGGTCAACCCAATGGCAATACGATTAATTTTTACTGGGATACAACCGGCGGCCATTCCGATGCGATCTTCAAGCCTTCCTCTCCTGCAAGTCAGCCCAATGAATATTATTGGTTAGGAGATGCATTTGTAAACCAATCTCTCAATAATGACATTTTCTTGTTTGGGTATAGAATTAAAAGCACGCTCGACAATCCAGGCTTTAGTTTTAAGGTAACCGGCAATACAATGATCCATATTCCTGCCGGCAATCCTCCGCAGTTTGCCAATCAAAAGCAAATGGATATTCCGTTTTATTTAGGAAGAGATCCGGATAGTGTAGGGACTTTTGGCAACGGCATTTTAGTGAATACCAAAGAAGCAGGAGAGGCTAACGGTGATGGATATGTATATATTTATGGAGTACGCCATGGTGAAGTAATTGTTGCCCGTGTATTGCCACAAGACATTGAACAATTTGCGAAATGGACATTCTGGAACGGTAAAGACTGGGCAACCGATGCGTATGCAGCAGCTACTGTTGCTACACATGCATCCAACGAGCTAAGTGTAACCCGTTTGGAAGATGGCAGGTATTTAATGGTATTTACTTCCGATGGCGTGGGTGATAAAATTTCCGCTCGTTTAGGCGCTTCACCGTATGGACCTTTCGGACAGATCATCAATCTTTACACAATCCCTGCAAGCGTATATGAAACACCTAATTATTTCACCTACAATGCCAAAGCACACCCTGTGCTATCAAAGCCAGGTGAATTACTGGTCACATACAATATAAACTCAAGAAATTATTTTAACGATATAGTTACGCATCCGAATTTTTATCGTCCACGTTTTGTCAAGTTAAAATACCAGTTAGATAAATAG
- a CDS encoding sugar porter family MFS transporter, with protein MANNSLKYIYQCTVIAAVGGLLFGYDTAVVAGAIGFIEKKFLLSAAMKGWAASCALIGCMIGAMVAGVLSDKFGRKMVLIISAIAFAISSIGILIPGGIDSFIFFRFIGGAGIGIASILAPMYISEIAPPHIRGKLISIYQLGIVIGILLIYFVNAAIAGMYDEAWNIEHGWRWMFGSGVIPSIIFLLLLIKTPESPRWLASKNKWNDAKAILVKMNGEEGALKEMLDIKTSLEEKQGTFTELFQGNLRKPLIIGILLAIFSQVTGINAIMYYAPEIFKAGGSGSSSALLQTICVGGINFLMTLVAIKYVDKLGRKKLLLIGSAGMFVCLGLVAWAFHSHISGSYWILAGILAYISFFAISLGPLTFVVAAEIFPTHIRGRAMGLAIFFLWLSVYIVSQTFPILIESIKETKTFGIYMILSGITFAFVLKMVPETKGKTLEEIQEMWKK; from the coding sequence ATGGCAAACAACAGCTTAAAATATATTTATCAATGCACCGTAATTGCTGCAGTTGGAGGATTGCTCTTTGGTTATGACACAGCAGTAGTTGCCGGTGCGATTGGCTTTATTGAAAAAAAGTTTTTGCTTTCTGCTGCAATGAAGGGCTGGGCTGCATCATGCGCATTGATCGGCTGCATGATCGGCGCCATGGTAGCAGGCGTGTTGAGTGATAAGTTTGGTAGAAAAATGGTATTGATAATATCTGCTATTGCATTTGCCATATCATCAATTGGGATATTGATACCTGGTGGAATTGACAGTTTTATTTTTTTTCGGTTTATTGGTGGCGCAGGCATTGGTATTGCTTCCATCTTAGCACCAATGTATATTTCAGAGATTGCTCCGCCCCATATTCGTGGTAAGCTTATCTCTATTTATCAATTGGGAATTGTGATCGGCATCTTACTCATCTATTTTGTAAATGCAGCCATTGCGGGCATGTATGATGAAGCTTGGAATATAGAACATGGCTGGCGTTGGATGTTTGGCTCCGGTGTAATTCCTTCCATCATCTTTTTATTATTATTAATTAAAACTCCGGAAAGTCCTCGTTGGCTGGCTTCTAAAAATAAATGGAACGATGCTAAAGCTATTTTAGTAAAGATGAATGGCGAAGAAGGCGCATTAAAAGAAATGCTCGACATCAAAACATCATTGGAAGAAAAGCAAGGAACATTTACTGAATTATTTCAAGGCAACTTACGTAAGCCATTAATAATAGGAATACTGCTGGCAATCTTTTCGCAGGTAACAGGTATTAATGCCATCATGTATTATGCACCTGAAATCTTTAAAGCCGGCGGCAGTGGTTCGTCTTCTGCATTATTACAAACTATTTGTGTAGGTGGAATTAATTTTTTAATGACATTGGTTGCTATCAAATATGTAGATAAGCTTGGTAGAAAAAAATTATTACTGATAGGTTCTGCAGGAATGTTTGTTTGCCTGGGTTTAGTAGCTTGGGCTTTTCATAGCCATATATCTGGAAGCTATTGGATATTGGCAGGTATTCTAGCTTACATTTCTTTCTTTGCAATTTCATTAGGACCATTAACGTTCGTTGTTGCTGCAGAGATTTTCCCCACGCATATACGGGGCAGAGCCATGGGGCTGGCTATTTTCTTTTTATGGCTTTCTGTATACATAGTATCACAAACCTTCCCCATTTTAATAGAGTCAATAAAGGAAACAAAAACATTTGGAATATATATGATCTTATCAGGGATAACATTTGCTTTTGTATTAAAAATGGTTCCGGAGACTAAAGGAAAAACATTGGAAGAGATACAGGAGATGTGGAAGAAATGA